ACCCTCGATTCCCAAACCTTAGACCACTATGCATTGCAGTGGGCAACTCGTTATAACGGTCGCTCTGGGCGCACAGCTCGTCAGTTTATTGACTTTTTGCGAGCAGACCTAGCTATCAACGGTGCTCAGAGCGATGTCCAGAACGTTGCAAATCACACCAAGCTGGGCTAATTTTGGACACAAGCTAAAAAGCAACCTTAAGCAGATGGTAGGGCGACCCGCACAATCGTTTGCTTACTAGGAACGCTCTCTATACTGAAATCACCGCCATAAAGCTGAGTTAGCCGCTTGACAATTGCTAACCCTAGGCCCACGCCTTGCTGCTCACGAAGGGATCGATCAAACTGCATATAGGCCCCCACACTAGCAATCTGCTCATCGGTCATGCCGCAACCATAGTCGATGACATGCAGCACAAATTGCTGATTATGATAAGAGCTATAAACCTGCACCGCTGAACCGGGCTGAGAGAACTTTAAGGCGTTATCTAGCAATTCTTCCAGCAGTTTCTTCAATTTCCATTCAGACATCTGAACTGCTACAGGGTGCAACTCTAGCTTCAAATCACCCTTGCGATCGTACTGCTCAGCCTTTTGCATAGCAATCTCCGCAATCACGGCTTCAGTATCTTCTAAGCGATCCTGTCTTAGCGCCTGACATTGCTGAGGGTTAGTAGCCAATAAATCCAACTTTACCATCAGCAGGGAGTTATAAACCAGACGGTGTAGGCGCTTGGTTCCCTCTTGGATTGATTCAGCAATCTCTAACAACTCGGCAGGGGCGATCGAATCATACTCTTCGACTAGGATGGATGCCATTCCCGAAATGACATTGAGTGCTGTATTTAACTCGTGGGGCAGGGCTAGGCTAATGTTGTGGCGCAGATCATCCAGTTTTTCTTGGGTTTTCCGCTCAATGACGGCCTGTTTGTCCAGACGAGCGGCGATTGCCTGTAACAACTCATCATGGGTAAAGGGTTTGGTCAGATAGTCGTCAGCTCCAGAGTCCATACCTTGACGCACGTCTGACCGATCAGCCTTAGCAGTAAGAAACAAAAAGGGAACAGTAGCCGTTTTAGGATTATGGCGTAGCTGGGTGAGCACACCGTAGCCATCCAATTCCGGCATCATAACATCACACAAAATTAGGTCTGGATGGAAGTCTTGGGCAGACTGAATCCCAACGGCACCATTTTCAGCACCTATAGCATAGAATCCTTCAGCATCTAGAATGTCCAAGATGCTGTTGCGCAGGTCAAGTTCATCCTCAATTACCAGAATCCTTTTCACTGGTCGTAGCTCCTTGTGTTTGTGGAATCAATACAGTAAACGTTGTGCCAATCCCTGCTTGACTAGAAACTGTGATCTCGCCGCCGTGTGCTTTTACCGCATTTTTGACGATCGTCAGTCCTAGCCCTGTGCCTGGAATGTTGCCCACATTGGCTCCCCGATGAAATGACTCGAACAAACGCTTCTGGTCATTGGCAGGGATGCCGATGCCCTGATCATGAACTTGAAAGACCACTTGGCTGTCGTTACAGCTCAGCGTTAACTGCACAACAGTATCTGGTGGTGAATATTTCAGCGCATTTGACAATAGGTTTGTCAAAATATGGCGGAGTAGTTTTTCATCTAGCAACAGGTTAGTGCAGTCGCCGCAGCTTGTGAACTTAATCCGCTGAGTTTGCTGATTTTCAGGGCAAACCTCATCAATCAAGTCTGCACAGAAATCTTCTACATTTAGAATGCCCAAGTTACAGCTCAACTTACCAGCCTCAGCTTTGCCCACTAGCAGCACATCGTTGAGTAAGACAGCCATATGCTTAGCAGCAGACTGTATTCGCCGGAGCACGGTGATTTGTTTGCTCATGGGCCATTTGGTGTAATAGCGCTCGATCGACTCTGCCGAGGCCAAGATTGAAGTCAGTGGTGTGCGGAACTCGTGAGATGCAATAGTAATAAATCGGGTTTTCAGCTCATTCAGTTCCTTTTCCTTAGTTAAGGCTTTGCGGATATCGCGCTCTACCTGCTTTCGCTCAGTGATGTCACGAGTGATACCTCGATAACCTTGGGGTTTCCCGTCTGTATTCAGCACAGGAGTGCCGCTAATTTCTAGGACGATCGTCTGCCCTGCCTTATGAATAAATGTGGCCTCTATCTGACTAAACGGCTGATGGTGATGAATGTGATAGCTGAGTAGGGTATGCATTCGCACCGTTTCATCATCGGGCATGAAGTCAATCATACTTCGGCCCAAAATCTCTGTTTGGTCATAGCCCGTAATATCGTAAACACGAGGATTGACATAGGTAAAGTTAAGACCCAGATCGATTTCCCACACCCAGTCGTTAGTTTGCTCAACTAGATCGCGGAACTTAGCTTCACTAGCTTGCAGCGCCATACCTGCTCGTTTGTGATCGGTGATGTCAATCCCGACAACGATGGCTGCTTGGTTGTTGTTATACTTTTGCGCCACAATTAAGTAAGCATGGCAGTTGCCATTAAAACTGATTTCAATCTCTTGGTTGATGGTTGACCTAGGACTAGCAAAAAAATCAGCTAACAGGTCGGTTAGTTGAGAACCAAGATGCAAGAATCCTACAGGCTGACCAACAAATTCCACCGGTGGCAAGTTAAAGGTGTCGGCCATGTGACGGTTTACTCCTAAATATCGGAGATCAGCGGTAACCCAGAATACTAACCCAGGTACAGCATCCAATACAGCACGGAGGTGATCCGTTGTGTGCTGTAGTTCTGTTTC
The DNA window shown above is from Cyanobacteriota bacterium and carries:
- a CDS encoding response regulator yields the protein MKRILVIEDELDLRNSILDILDAEGFYAIGAENGAVGIQSAQDFHPDLILCDVMMPELDGYGVLTQLRHNPKTATVPFLFLTAKADRSDVRQGMDSGADDYLTKPFTHDELLQAIAARLDKQAVIERKTQEKLDDLRHNISLALPHELNTALNVISGMASILVEEYDSIAPAELLEIAESIQEGTKRLHRLVYNSLLMVKLDLLATNPQQCQALRQDRLEDTEAVIAEIAMQKAEQYDRKGDLKLELHPVAVQMSEWKLKKLLEELLDNALKFSQPGSAVQVYSSYHNQQFVLHVIDYGCGMTDEQIASVGAYMQFDRSLREQQGVGLGLAIVKRLTQLYGGDFSIESVPSKQTIVRVALPSA